One part of the Mycolicibacterium aromaticivorans JS19b1 = JCM 16368 genome encodes these proteins:
- a CDS encoding peroxiredoxin, producing MTAGVGSDAPDFTLKDQNGQPVTLSDFRGAKNVLLVFFPLAFTGICQGELDYVRDHLDEFANDDTATLTISVGPPPTHKVWATQSTFSFPVLSDFWPHGAVAQAYGVFNADAGIANRGTFAIDRGGVIRFADCKEPGEARDPSVWTQALAAV from the coding sequence GTGACAGCTGGGGTCGGATCCGATGCCCCTGACTTCACGCTCAAAGACCAGAACGGTCAGCCCGTCACGCTCAGTGACTTCCGCGGCGCGAAGAACGTGCTGCTGGTGTTCTTCCCGTTGGCGTTCACCGGCATCTGCCAGGGTGAGCTCGACTACGTTCGCGACCATCTGGACGAGTTCGCCAACGACGACACCGCCACGCTGACGATCTCGGTCGGGCCGCCGCCAACCCACAAGGTCTGGGCCACCCAGAGCACGTTCTCCTTCCCGGTGCTCTCCGACTTCTGGCCGCACGGTGCGGTGGCGCAGGCGTACGGGGTGTTCAACGCCGACGCCGGCATTGCCAATCGGGGCACCTTTGCGATCGACCGCGGCGGCGTCATCCGGTTCGCCGACTGCAAAGAGCCGGGCGAGGCGCGCGATCCATCGGTTTGGACGCAGGCGCTGGCCGCCGTGTAA
- a CDS encoding CynX/NimT family MFS transporter — translation MSLELDGACEVPPVGRVVGGAVLIVAVVLTALNLRPAVTSIGPVLGDMQRALGASAVWAGVLTTLPGLCFAGAGLASAALSRRFGLGRSISLALATLIVGLLVRVLDGPYVVIGGTLVATAGIAVINVLIPVVIKTSFPARLGLMTGIYTAALQGGGALGSAVTPPLENISGGWRPALGAWAVLAVVALVVWLIAARRVESPADSTDSGGRRSLIRNPLAWTVTLFFGTQSLLAYIMMGWLPEVFIDSGVSKSSAGLLVGLLSVIAVPISLVLAPMAARATHQSGWIAGLGACGFAGVIGMLIAPDFSPLLWSVLIGIGMSVFSLALTVIGLRARTPEDTVALSSMAQGFGYLLAGIGPFLFGTLHDLTGGWTVPWIMVLGVYVVQMVMGVLAGRNRYV, via the coding sequence CTGAGCCTCGAACTGGACGGCGCTTGCGAAGTGCCTCCCGTCGGGCGGGTCGTCGGCGGCGCGGTCCTGATCGTCGCGGTCGTCCTCACCGCGCTCAATCTGCGCCCCGCGGTCACCAGCATCGGGCCGGTGCTCGGCGACATGCAGCGCGCCCTCGGTGCGTCCGCGGTCTGGGCCGGCGTGCTGACCACACTGCCCGGATTGTGCTTTGCCGGAGCGGGATTGGCGTCCGCGGCGCTGTCTCGCCGGTTCGGCCTCGGCCGATCTATCAGCCTGGCCCTGGCCACGCTGATCGTCGGACTGCTGGTCCGCGTGCTCGACGGGCCGTACGTGGTGATCGGCGGAACCCTGGTCGCGACCGCGGGCATCGCCGTCATCAATGTGCTGATCCCGGTGGTGATCAAGACGTCGTTCCCCGCCCGGCTCGGGCTGATGACCGGCATCTACACCGCGGCCCTGCAGGGCGGCGGCGCGCTGGGCTCGGCCGTCACCCCACCGCTGGAGAACATCTCCGGCGGATGGCGCCCGGCGTTGGGCGCGTGGGCCGTGCTGGCCGTCGTGGCGTTGGTGGTGTGGCTGATCGCCGCGCGCCGGGTCGAGAGTCCCGCCGACTCCACCGATTCCGGCGGCCGCCGGTCCCTGATCCGGAATCCCTTGGCCTGGACCGTGACGCTGTTCTTCGGAACGCAATCGCTACTGGCCTACATCATGATGGGCTGGTTGCCCGAAGTGTTCATCGACAGTGGGGTGAGCAAGTCCTCGGCGGGTCTGCTGGTCGGGCTGCTCTCGGTGATCGCCGTGCCGATCAGCCTCGTCCTGGCGCCGATGGCGGCGCGTGCCACCCACCAGAGCGGCTGGATCGCCGGGCTCGGGGCGTGTGGTTTTGCCGGTGTCATCGGGATGTTGATCGCTCCTGACTTCAGTCCGCTGCTGTGGAGCGTGCTGATCGGCATCGGCATGAGCGTGTTCTCGTTGGCCCTGACCGTGATTGGATTGCGCGCGCGTACCCCAGAGGACACCGTGGCGCTGTCGTCGATGGCGCAGGGCTTCGGCTATCTGCTGGCCGGAATCGGCCCCTTCCTGTTCGGCACGCTCCATGATCTGACCGGTGGCTGGACGGTGCCGTGGATCATGGTGCTCGGTGTGTATGTGGTGCAGATGGTCATGGGTGTGCTGGCCGGTCGCAACCGCTACGTCTGA
- a CDS encoding ACP S-malonyltransferase, whose product MIALLAPGQGSQTPGMLEPWLELPGAADQIKTWSDIAGLDLARLGTTATADEITDTAVTQPLVVAATLLANAELAKRGTLAEHTTVVAGHSVGEIAAYAIAGVISPDDAVKLAAVRGSEMAKACAVEPTGMSAILGGDEAEVLARLEALDLIPANRNAAGQIVAAGAVAALEKLAEDPPAKARVRQLATAGAFHTRYMASALDGYAAAAAEVATNEPTTTLLSNADGQPVASAQDAMEKLVAQLTRPVRWDLCTDTLRRLFENAEGSAIVEFPPAGTLAGIAKRELRGVANRAIKTPADLDGLTEL is encoded by the coding sequence GTGATCGCATTGCTGGCGCCCGGACAGGGCTCGCAGACCCCCGGCATGCTCGAGCCCTGGCTGGAGCTGCCCGGCGCGGCCGATCAGATCAAGACCTGGTCGGACATCGCAGGTCTCGACCTTGCCCGCCTGGGCACCACCGCAACTGCTGACGAGATCACCGACACCGCGGTCACCCAGCCGCTGGTCGTCGCGGCGACCCTGCTTGCCAACGCCGAGCTGGCCAAGCGCGGCACGCTGGCCGAGCACACGACCGTCGTCGCCGGTCACTCCGTCGGCGAGATCGCGGCATACGCGATCGCCGGCGTCATCTCGCCCGACGACGCGGTCAAGCTGGCCGCCGTCCGCGGGTCCGAGATGGCCAAGGCCTGCGCGGTCGAACCGACCGGCATGTCCGCGATCCTGGGCGGCGACGAGGCCGAGGTATTGGCCCGCCTGGAGGCGCTCGACCTGATCCCCGCCAACCGCAACGCCGCAGGCCAGATCGTGGCCGCCGGCGCCGTCGCGGCACTGGAGAAGCTGGCCGAGGATCCGCCGGCCAAGGCGCGCGTACGCCAGCTGGCCACCGCAGGCGCGTTCCACACCCGCTACATGGCGTCCGCGCTCGACGGCTACGCCGCCGCGGCCGCCGAGGTCGCCACCAACGAGCCCACCACCACGCTGCTCAGCAATGCCGACGGTCAGCCGGTAGCGTCTGCGCAAGACGCGATGGAGAAGCTCGTCGCGCAGCTCACCCGCCCGGTGCGCTGGGATCTGTGCACCGACACCCTGCGCCGGCTCTTTGAGAACGCAGAGGGCTCAGCGATCGTCGAGTTCCCGCCCGCGGGCACTCTGGCCGGAATCGCCAAACGAGAACTTCGGGGAGTCGCCAACCGTGCGATCAAGACCCCCGCAGACCTGGACGGACTCACCGAGCTCTAA
- the kasA gene encoding 3-oxoacyl-ACP synthase KasA — translation MSRPSTANGGFPSVVVTAVEATTALATDIESTWKGLLAGDSGIRELTDDFVDKWDLPVRIGGHLVEDMDSHLTRVELRRNSYVQRMSLVLSRRLWENSGKPEVDPDRFTVVIGTGLGGGEKIVETYDAMNEGGIRKVSPLAVQMVMPNGAAAVAGLELGARAGVITPVSACSSGSEAIAHGWRQIVMGDADFAVVGGVEGTIEALPIAAFSMMRAMSTRNDDPAGASRPFDKDRDGFVFGEAGCMMIIETEEHAKARGAKPLARLMGAGITSDAFHMVAPSPDGLRAGAAMKRAMETAGLSPKDIDHINAHGTATPIGDTAEATAIRVAGCEHAAVYAPKSALGHSIGAVGALESALTVLSLRDGVIPPTLNYETPDPEVNLDVVAGEPRYGDYQYAINNSFGFGGHNVALAFGRY, via the coding sequence ATGAGCAGGCCTTCCACTGCTAACGGCGGTTTCCCTAGCGTTGTCGTGACCGCCGTCGAGGCCACCACGGCGCTCGCCACGGATATCGAGAGCACGTGGAAGGGCTTGTTGGCAGGCGACAGCGGTATTCGCGAGCTCACCGACGACTTCGTCGACAAGTGGGACCTGCCGGTCCGTATCGGCGGCCACCTCGTCGAGGACATGGACAGCCACCTCACCCGTGTCGAACTGCGTCGCAATTCCTACGTGCAACGCATGTCTCTGGTGCTATCCCGACGGCTGTGGGAGAACTCGGGTAAGCCCGAGGTCGACCCGGACCGCTTCACGGTGGTGATCGGCACGGGTCTGGGTGGCGGCGAGAAGATCGTCGAGACCTATGACGCGATGAACGAGGGCGGGATCCGCAAGGTCTCGCCGCTGGCCGTTCAGATGGTCATGCCGAACGGTGCGGCCGCGGTCGCCGGCCTGGAACTGGGCGCCCGCGCCGGGGTCATCACCCCGGTGTCGGCGTGCTCATCCGGGTCGGAGGCCATCGCCCACGGGTGGCGGCAGATCGTCATGGGCGACGCGGATTTCGCGGTCGTCGGCGGTGTCGAGGGCACCATTGAAGCGCTGCCGATCGCTGCGTTCTCGATGATGCGCGCCATGTCGACGCGCAACGACGATCCCGCAGGTGCGTCGCGCCCGTTCGACAAGGATCGCGACGGGTTCGTCTTCGGCGAAGCCGGCTGCATGATGATCATCGAGACCGAGGAGCACGCCAAGGCCCGTGGCGCCAAGCCGCTGGCCCGGCTCATGGGTGCGGGCATCACCTCGGATGCCTTCCACATGGTGGCTCCGTCACCAGACGGTCTGCGCGCAGGCGCTGCGATGAAGCGGGCGATGGAGACGGCGGGCTTGTCCCCCAAGGACATCGACCACATCAACGCACACGGAACGGCAACCCCGATCGGTGACACCGCCGAGGCAACTGCTATCCGGGTCGCCGGATGCGAGCATGCCGCCGTGTACGCGCCGAAGTCAGCGCTCGGCCATTCCATCGGCGCCGTCGGCGCCTTGGAATCGGCTCTCACGGTGCTGAGCCTGCGCGACGGCGTCATCCCACCGACGCTGAACTACGAAACGCCGGATCCGGAGGTCAACCTGGATGTCGTTGCGGGAGAACCGCGTTACGGCGACTACCAGTACGCGATCAACAACTCGTTCGGATTCGGAGGGCACAACGTCGCGCTCGCCTTCGGGCGGTACTGA
- the acpM gene encoding meromycolate extension acyl carrier protein AcpM: MPASQDEIIAGLAEIIEEVTGIEPSEVTPEKSFVDDLDIDSLSMVEIAVQTEDKYGVKIPDEDLAGLRTVGDVVSYIQKLEEENPEAAAALREKFAGE; encoded by the coding sequence GTGCCCGCCTCTCAGGATGAAATCATCGCCGGTCTCGCCGAGATCATCGAAGAAGTGACCGGCATCGAGCCGTCTGAGGTCACCCCGGAGAAGTCGTTCGTCGACGACCTGGACATCGACTCGCTGTCGATGGTGGAGATCGCTGTCCAGACCGAGGACAAGTACGGCGTGAAGATCCCCGACGAAGACCTCGCCGGTCTGCGCACCGTCGGTGACGTCGTCTCCTACATCCAGAAGCTCGAAGAGGAGAACCCGGAGGCTGCTGCCGCCCTGCGCGAGAAGTTCGCGGGCGAATGA
- a CDS encoding VOC family protein yields the protein MRLDHVVLWTEDITKAMDFYSRVVGLEPVRFDEFRTGEAPFPSVRVSADSIIDLSPDKGGTQHRVNHVCLAMTKAEYDALDQRLQAEGIDTGDRLAPTFGARGWGPEGMYFPDPDGNVIEARYYDD from the coding sequence ATGCGGCTCGACCATGTTGTCTTGTGGACCGAAGACATCACCAAGGCCATGGATTTCTACTCGCGTGTCGTCGGACTGGAGCCGGTGCGCTTCGATGAGTTCCGCACCGGCGAGGCGCCCTTCCCAAGTGTGCGGGTCTCGGCCGACTCGATCATCGACCTGTCGCCGGACAAGGGCGGTACCCAACACCGCGTCAACCACGTGTGCCTGGCGATGACCAAAGCTGAGTACGACGCCCTTGACCAACGCCTGCAGGCGGAAGGGATCGACACCGGTGACCGGCTGGCGCCGACGTTCGGTGCCCGCGGCTGGGGACCGGAAGGCATGTACTTCCCCGACCCGGACGGCAACGTCATCGAGGCCCGCTATTACGACGACTAG
- a CDS encoding PucR family transcriptional regulator, whose translation MSDNPLLEPLPPSALELLENVPDSTLRRLKQYSGRLATQAVQAMHEHLPFFGELEASQRASVQLVLQTAVVNFAEWIRNPLSNVGYTADAFALVPQDLTRRIALAQTVDMVRVSMQYFEVAVPALGRNDEQRTALAVGILRYSRDLAFAAAASYADAAEARGSWDSRMEASVVDAVVRGDTGQELLSRAAALNWDTTAPATVVVGTPPPGREELASEDVREIAARHNRAALADVHGTWLIGIISGPLGPTDKFFKDLINAYSDSPVVIGPTAPMLTAAYHSAREAISGMNAVVGWTGAPRPVLARELLPERALLGDASAVAALHTEIMRPLADAGPALSETLDAYLDSGGAIEACARKLFVHPNTVRYRLKRIADFTGRDPTVPRDAYVLRVASTVGRLGYPAPPNTTANSSVAQLTAPLVGSTGNV comes from the coding sequence GTGAGTGACAACCCGCTCCTGGAGCCCCTGCCGCCGTCGGCCCTGGAGCTGCTGGAGAACGTGCCTGATTCAACGCTGCGCCGGCTCAAGCAGTACTCCGGCAGGCTGGCCACTCAGGCCGTGCAGGCCATGCACGAGCACCTGCCGTTCTTCGGCGAACTGGAAGCCTCCCAGCGCGCCAGCGTCCAGCTGGTCCTACAGACCGCGGTGGTCAACTTCGCCGAGTGGATCCGCAACCCGCTGAGCAATGTGGGCTATACCGCCGACGCGTTCGCCCTGGTCCCGCAGGACCTGACCCGGCGGATCGCGCTGGCCCAAACCGTCGACATGGTTCGCGTCAGCATGCAGTACTTCGAGGTCGCAGTCCCCGCGCTGGGCCGCAACGACGAGCAGCGCACCGCGCTGGCGGTCGGCATCCTGCGCTACAGCCGTGACCTGGCATTCGCCGCGGCAGCCTCCTACGCCGACGCCGCCGAGGCTCGCGGGTCCTGGGACAGCCGGATGGAGGCGAGCGTCGTCGACGCCGTCGTCCGCGGTGACACCGGCCAGGAACTGCTGTCCCGGGCGGCTGCGCTGAACTGGGACACCACCGCGCCGGCGACCGTGGTGGTCGGTACCCCGCCGCCCGGACGGGAGGAGTTGGCCAGCGAAGACGTCCGTGAGATCGCCGCACGGCACAACCGGGCGGCGCTGGCCGACGTGCACGGCACCTGGCTGATCGGGATCATCTCCGGTCCGCTCGGGCCCACCGACAAGTTCTTCAAAGACCTGATCAACGCCTACTCCGACAGCCCAGTGGTGATCGGGCCGACCGCCCCGATGCTCACCGCGGCCTACCACAGTGCCCGCGAGGCGATATCCGGGATGAACGCCGTCGTCGGGTGGACCGGCGCGCCGCGTCCGGTGCTGGCGCGCGAATTGCTGCCTGAGCGAGCCCTTCTCGGTGACGCCTCGGCGGTCGCAGCACTGCACACCGAGATCATGCGGCCCCTTGCCGATGCCGGACCGGCGCTGTCGGAGACCCTCGACGCCTACCTCGACAGCGGCGGCGCGATCGAAGCTTGCGCCAGAAAATTGTTCGTTCATCCAAACACGGTCCGCTACCGACTCAAGCGGATCGCCGACTTCACCGGTCGCGATCCCACCGTGCCACGCGACGCGTACGTCCTGCGGGTGGCGTCCACAGTGGGCCGTCTGGGCTATCCTGCGCCCCCCAACACCACGGCAAACAGTTCTGTCGCACAACTCACAGCGCCGTTGGTCGGAAGTACGGGCAACGTCTGA
- the aceE gene encoding pyruvate dehydrogenase (acetyl-transferring), homodimeric type encodes MTTEFARHDLAQNSSSPSDSDRVRVIREGVASYLPDIDAEETSEWLESFDDLLARSGPARARYLMLRLLERAGEQRVAIPALTSTDYVNTIPTELEPWFPGDEDVERRYRAWIRWNAAIMVHRAQRPGVGVGGHISTYASSAALYEVGFNHFFRGKAHPGGGDQIFIQGHASPGIYARAFLEGRLSADQLDGFRQEHSHPGGGLPSYPHPRLMPDFWEFPTVSMGLGPMNAIYQARFNHYLADRGIKDTSDQHVWAFLGDGEMDEPESRGLIQVAANEGLDNLTFVVNCNLQRLDGPVRGNGKIIQELESFFRGAGWNVIKVVWGREWDALLHADKDGALVNLMNTTPDGDYQTYKANDGAYVRDHFFGRDPRTKALVADMSDSEIWNLKRGGHDYRKVYAAYRAAMEHKGQPTVILAKTIKGYSLGAHFQGRNATHQMKKLALQDLRDFRDAIRIPVSDEQLEENPYLPPYYHPGPEAPEIRYLIDRRRALGGFLPERRTKAKVLTLPPRDVYKALKKGSGQQQVATTMATVRTFKELLRDKEIGHRIVPIIPDEARTFGMDSWFPSLKIYNRNGQLYTAVDAELMLAYKESEVGQILHEGINEAGSTASFTAVGTSYATHNEPMIPIYIFYSMFGFQRTGDGLWAAADQMARGFVLGATAGRTTLTGEGLQHADGHSLLLASTNPAVVAYDPAFAYEIAYIVESGLARMYGEDPENVYFYMTIYNEPYAQPAEPEHFDPEGLLRGIYRYRAAQQSRSNVAQILASGVAMPEALRAADMLSERWDVAADVWSVTSWGELNRDGVAVEKELLRHPDRTARTPYVTQALADTAGPAVAVSDWMRAVPEQIRPWVPNTYVTLGTDGFGFSDTRPAARRYFNTDAESVVVAVLEALARDGEIDPSVAIAAAREYRIDDVMAAEVSFVDTGSA; translated from the coding sequence TTGACCACCGAGTTCGCGCGCCACGATCTGGCCCAAAACTCAAGCAGCCCAAGCGATTCCGATCGAGTACGGGTGATCCGCGAAGGCGTCGCGTCGTATCTGCCCGATATCGACGCCGAGGAGACCTCGGAATGGCTGGAGTCGTTCGACGACCTGCTGGCCCGTTCGGGCCCGGCCCGCGCGCGCTACCTGATGCTGCGATTGCTCGAGCGCGCCGGTGAGCAGCGGGTCGCCATCCCCGCGTTGACCTCAACCGACTACGTCAACACCATTCCCACCGAGCTGGAGCCCTGGTTCCCCGGCGACGAGGACGTCGAGCGCCGCTACCGTGCCTGGATCCGGTGGAACGCTGCGATCATGGTGCACCGCGCTCAGCGCCCCGGCGTCGGCGTGGGCGGGCACATCTCCACCTATGCCTCGTCGGCCGCGCTCTACGAGGTCGGCTTCAACCACTTCTTCCGCGGCAAGGCCCATCCGGGCGGCGGCGATCAGATCTTCATCCAGGGCCACGCGTCTCCGGGTATTTACGCGCGTGCGTTCCTGGAAGGACGACTCAGCGCGGATCAACTCGATGGCTTCCGCCAGGAACACAGCCACCCCGGCGGCGGTTTGCCGTCCTACCCGCACCCGCGGCTCATGCCCGACTTCTGGGAGTTCCCGACGGTGTCGATGGGCCTGGGCCCGATGAACGCCATCTATCAGGCGCGGTTCAACCACTACCTGGCCGACCGCGGCATCAAGGACACCTCCGATCAGCACGTATGGGCGTTCCTCGGCGACGGCGAGATGGACGAACCGGAGAGTCGCGGTCTGATCCAGGTCGCCGCCAACGAGGGTCTGGACAATCTGACCTTCGTGGTGAACTGCAACCTGCAGCGCCTCGACGGACCGGTGCGCGGCAACGGCAAGATCATCCAGGAGTTGGAGTCCTTCTTCCGCGGCGCCGGCTGGAACGTCATCAAGGTGGTGTGGGGCCGCGAGTGGGATGCGCTGCTGCACGCCGACAAGGACGGTGCGCTGGTCAACCTGATGAACACCACGCCCGACGGCGACTACCAGACCTACAAGGCCAACGACGGCGCCTACGTGCGCGACCACTTCTTCGGCCGCGACCCACGGACCAAGGCACTGGTGGCCGACATGAGCGACAGCGAGATCTGGAACCTCAAGCGCGGCGGCCACGACTACCGCAAGGTCTACGCCGCCTATCGCGCGGCGATGGAGCACAAGGGCCAGCCCACCGTGATCCTGGCCAAGACCATCAAGGGGTACTCACTGGGCGCCCACTTCCAGGGCCGCAACGCCACCCACCAGATGAAAAAGCTTGCACTGCAAGATCTTCGGGACTTCCGCGACGCCATCCGCATTCCGGTGTCGGACGAGCAGCTCGAAGAGAATCCCTACCTGCCGCCGTACTACCACCCCGGCCCCGAGGCGCCGGAGATCCGCTACCTCATCGACCGGCGCCGCGCGCTGGGCGGTTTTCTGCCCGAACGCCGCACCAAGGCCAAGGTGCTGACCCTGCCGCCGCGCGACGTGTACAAGGCCCTGAAGAAGGGGTCCGGCCAACAGCAGGTGGCGACCACCATGGCCACCGTGCGCACGTTCAAAGAACTGTTGCGGGACAAGGAGATCGGGCACCGAATCGTCCCGATCATTCCCGACGAGGCACGCACCTTCGGCATGGATTCCTGGTTTCCGAGCCTGAAGATCTACAACCGCAACGGCCAGCTGTACACCGCCGTCGACGCCGAGCTGATGCTGGCCTACAAGGAAAGTGAAGTCGGTCAGATCCTGCACGAGGGCATCAACGAGGCGGGCTCGACGGCGTCGTTCACCGCTGTCGGCACCTCGTATGCCACCCACAACGAGCCGATGATCCCGATCTACATCTTCTATTCGATGTTCGGGTTCCAGCGCACCGGAGACGGGCTGTGGGCGGCCGCCGATCAGATGGCCCGCGGATTCGTGCTCGGCGCGACCGCCGGGCGCACCACGCTGACCGGCGAAGGCCTGCAGCACGCCGACGGGCACTCGCTGCTGCTGGCCTCGACCAACCCCGCGGTGGTGGCCTACGACCCGGCGTTCGCCTACGAGATCGCCTACATCGTGGAAAGCGGCCTGGCCAGGATGTATGGCGAGGACCCGGAGAACGTCTACTTCTACATGACGATCTACAACGAGCCGTACGCCCAGCCTGCGGAGCCGGAGCACTTCGACCCCGAGGGCCTGTTGCGTGGCATCTACCGGTACCGGGCAGCACAACAGTCCAGATCCAACGTCGCGCAGATCCTGGCGTCCGGGGTCGCCATGCCCGAGGCGCTGCGAGCCGCCGACATGCTCTCCGAGCGCTGGGATGTCGCGGCCGACGTCTGGTCGGTGACGAGTTGGGGTGAACTCAACCGCGATGGTGTCGCGGTTGAGAAGGAGCTGCTTCGCCACCCGGACCGGACGGCGCGGACGCCGTACGTGACGCAGGCGCTGGCCGATACCGCGGGCCCCGCTGTCGCGGTATCGGACTGGATGCGAGCGGTTCCGGAGCAGATCCGACCGTGGGTGCCCAACACCTACGTCACGCTGGGCACCGACGGGTTCGGCTTCTCCGACACCCGGCCGGCCGCTCGCCGGTACTTCAACACCGACGCCGAATCAGTGGTGGTGGCGGTGCTCGAGGCGCTGGCCCGTGACGGCGAGATCGACCCGTCGGTCGCGATCGCCGCGGCGCGCGAGTACCGGATCGACGACGTGATGGCCGCCGAGGTCTCGTTCGTCGACACCGGCAGCGCGTAG
- a CDS encoding DUF3052 domain-containing protein yields MVAEGGPPSYAQKLGIQKNQVVQELGWDEDTDDDIRVDVEDASGGELLDEDADEVVDVVLLWWRDGDGDLVDRLMDAIAPLADDGIIWVVTPKTGKPGHVQPAEIAESAPTAGLMQTSSANLGDWIASRLVQPKSKAAGRHS; encoded by the coding sequence GTGGTCGCGGAGGGTGGCCCCCCGAGCTACGCCCAGAAGCTGGGTATCCAAAAAAATCAGGTCGTGCAGGAGCTGGGCTGGGACGAGGACACCGACGACGACATCAGGGTCGACGTCGAGGACGCCAGCGGCGGGGAACTGCTCGACGAGGATGCCGACGAGGTGGTCGATGTGGTCCTGCTGTGGTGGCGGGACGGCGACGGTGACCTGGTGGACCGGCTGATGGATGCGATCGCACCGTTGGCCGACGACGGCATCATCTGGGTGGTGACACCCAAGACCGGCAAGCCCGGCCACGTTCAGCCCGCCGAGATCGCCGAGTCGGCGCCCACCGCGGGATTGATGCAGACCAGCTCGGCCAATCTGGGGGACTGGATCGCCAGCCGGCTGGTGCAGCCGAAGTCGAAGGCGGCCGGGAGGCACTCGTGA
- a CDS encoding NAD(P)H-dependent flavin oxidoreductase has product MGIDVPIVNAPMGGAAGGALAAAVSTAGGLGMIGMGSSATAEKLAAELPHVSNINRPFGIGLVDWVTAGQPDLLDTALAARPSLLCISFGDRWEWVSRAHEVGVLAATQVPDLLTAQRAADAGVDVVIARGSEGGGHGRPLVGALPLLTELLDHLTVPVLAAGGISSGRGVAAVLAAGASAAWLGTAFTACTESLLSDATRAQLLAADGTDTVTTRVFDVALGYAWPPSLPERVLRNAFSDRWDGDEGSLGAEAAAELAQAIAAEDFTRSPINAGQGVGALTAVRTAADVIGQLGSEAAELLSRWAMPD; this is encoded by the coding sequence ATGGGAATCGACGTGCCGATCGTCAACGCCCCGATGGGTGGCGCCGCCGGTGGCGCCCTGGCGGCGGCGGTGTCCACCGCCGGCGGCCTCGGCATGATCGGGATGGGAAGCTCGGCGACCGCCGAGAAGCTCGCGGCGGAACTACCGCATGTGTCGAACATCAACCGGCCCTTCGGCATTGGCTTGGTCGACTGGGTGACGGCCGGCCAGCCGGACCTGCTCGACACCGCGCTGGCCGCCCGCCCTTCGCTGCTGTGCATCAGCTTCGGTGACCGGTGGGAGTGGGTGAGCCGTGCGCATGAGGTCGGCGTGCTCGCCGCAACCCAGGTTCCCGACCTGCTCACCGCGCAGCGCGCCGCCGATGCGGGCGTCGACGTGGTGATCGCCCGCGGTAGCGAGGGCGGCGGACATGGCCGGCCCCTCGTCGGCGCGTTGCCATTGCTCACCGAACTTCTCGACCACCTCACGGTTCCGGTGCTGGCGGCCGGCGGGATCTCGTCGGGCCGCGGGGTGGCTGCGGTGCTGGCAGCTGGTGCGTCGGCGGCCTGGCTCGGGACCGCCTTCACGGCGTGCACCGAGTCGCTGCTGTCCGACGCGACGCGTGCCCAGCTGTTGGCAGCCGACGGAACCGACACCGTCACCACCCGTGTTTTCGACGTCGCGCTGGGCTACGCGTGGCCGCCTTCGCTTCCAGAACGGGTGTTGCGCAACGCCTTCAGCGATCGGTGGGACGGCGACGAAGGCTCACTCGGCGCCGAAGCGGCCGCGGAACTGGCCCAGGCCATCGCTGCCGAGGACTTCACCCGGTCGCCGATCAATGCCGGCCAGGGAGTCGGGGCGCTGACCGCGGTCCGGACTGCCGCCGACGTGATCGGCCAGCTCGGTAGCGAAGCGGCCGAGTTGCTGTCGCGCTGGGCTATGCCGGATTGA
- a CDS encoding FadR/GntR family transcriptional regulator, whose protein sequence is MPLAAARPAGLVDHAIDQLRQSITTGEWPVGTRIPTEPNLATALGVGRNTVREAVRALAHSGILEVRRGDGTYVRATSEISGALSRMYGSKLREVLQVRRCLEVEGARLAAAARTKDDLAELEELLARRDALHGGADRAEFSRADAQLHFAVVRASHNAVLIELYRGLTEAVTESVAITSAMDPDVGHAALIEAIAEQDADRAGTEAGHFLDELIGELPAQGISDR, encoded by the coding sequence ATGCCGTTAGCCGCCGCGCGCCCCGCCGGACTGGTCGACCATGCCATCGACCAGCTGCGGCAGTCGATCACCACCGGTGAATGGCCGGTCGGAACGCGGATCCCCACCGAGCCGAACTTGGCGACGGCGCTCGGCGTCGGGCGCAATACCGTGCGGGAAGCAGTCCGTGCGCTGGCCCATAGCGGCATCCTCGAAGTCCGCCGGGGCGACGGGACCTACGTACGGGCCACCAGCGAGATCTCCGGCGCCCTGAGCCGGATGTACGGGTCGAAACTGCGTGAGGTACTGCAGGTGCGCCGGTGCCTCGAGGTCGAGGGGGCGCGACTGGCCGCCGCTGCCCGCACCAAGGACGACCTCGCCGAGCTCGAGGAATTGCTCGCCCGCCGTGACGCTCTGCACGGCGGCGCCGACCGGGCCGAATTCTCCCGGGCCGACGCGCAGTTGCATTTCGCGGTCGTCCGCGCATCACACAACGCGGTGCTCATCGAGTTGTACCGGGGACTGACCGAAGCAGTCACCGAAAGTGTTGCCATCACCAGCGCGATGGACCCGGATGTCGGCCACGCCGCACTGATCGAGGCCATTGCCGAGCAGGACGCCGATCGGGCCGGAACCGAAGCCGGGCACTTCCTCGACGAACTCATCGGTGAGCTTCCAGCCCAAGGCATTTCGGACCGCTAG